A single genomic interval of Lathyrus oleraceus cultivar Zhongwan6 chromosome 7, CAAS_Psat_ZW6_1.0, whole genome shotgun sequence harbors:
- the LOC127101599 gene encoding uncharacterized protein LOC127101599 isoform X2: MQGLQQQQQQLAALLSVALPNQKADTPDDDPSSRLSAINSLHRAILHPHNSLLITHSATFLAQGLSQLLSDKSFDVRQAAVTAHGALCGVICSIPVPSNGRQNHGILSNLVDRFIGWALPLLSNVTTIVDATELALHGLREFLNVGGTERYALPILKACQVLLEDDRTSLALLHTLLGVITLISLKFPRCFQPHFHDIVDLLLGWALMPDLVKSDRRVIMDSFLQFQKHWVGGLTMSLRLITKFLGDMEALLHEGTPGTPPQFRRLLALLSCFSTILQSTASGLLEMNMLEQIIEPLSGLLPRLLRCLPLIGQKFGWSEWIEDSWKCLTLLAEILREQFSSFYSPALDILFQSLEYQTGFGKISSVQVHGVLKTNLQLLSLQKHGLLPSSVRKLLQFVAPVSLLRLHPNHMVTGSSAATYVFLLQHGNAEVVDEAVTLLIEELELLKSEIGNDTADSDQFTFDIDSKTFSRLELFALIKFDLKVLLACVSMAGDSSLIGHTQTTKLYLRRVEKLVSFITEKMNPFELPIQAFMVLQFAAVKTLERLNSVEFLIKCSLKEHNHDSVEFQTEKEDDDYQFSNGLSAAITENLEKYSKLLVKALHVSSPLAIKMAALDWGQKLCENVNKISRTKGFSYEASGNAGVVMSLVFSLLSGTFEREPEVRSNVAITLEMFVQAKLLHPVCLYPLAEVILEKLGDPSTEIQDAYVRLLALILPTTVYTCGLYDYGRFRPVDPGFGDTTKMHWTQLFALKQMPPQLQSQHLVSILSYISQRWKAPLSSWIHRLIHSCQRSKDAILNQPEETGNFGANFPWLDIQVDEGILERICSINNIAGAWWAVHEAARYCISTRLRTNLGGPTQTFAALERMLLDVAHLLQLDNEQNDGNLSMIGSSGAHLLPMRLLLDFVEALKKNVYNAYEGSVILPSATRQSSVFFRANKKVCEDWFSRICEPMMNAGLALHCNDAVIQYCTLRLQDLKNLSVSSLKEKPRAQVTDNLHSIRGRNKGDVLKVLRHISLALCKSAEPDSLIGLQKWVSVTFSCLLGDENQSANECRTVGPLSWISGLVYQARGEYENAAAHFTHLLQTEESLSSLGSDGIQFVIARVIESYAAVSDWRSLETWLLELQLLRAKYTGRSYSGALTMAGNEVNAIHALARFDEGDYQAAWSYLDLTPKSNSELTLDPKLALQRSEQMLLQSLLFLKEGKNDKVLHDLQKARSMLEEPLSVLPLDGLAEATPLAIQLHCIFLVEEDYKLKSTDEKAEQPPRSLINSLQSFPFSISKIRQDCNPWLKVLRVYQTISPTSSVTLKFCMNLHSLARKQKNLLLANRLNKYIKDNISACPEEKHHNLLLLNLQFESILLQYAENKFEDAFTNLWSFLCPFMISSTSRIFDVEERILKAKACLKLASWLRRDYSDWNLESTVLKMLADFDMTGSTSIGKDGNSKNINCKQNLGSITEEIIGTTTKLSSRICPTMGKSWISYASWCFKQAGGSLPVQNETSMDSCLFSPILVPEILPERFRLTKDEVLRIKSLFLCLLQDNIDVEGFRDEQEEESSLHDSAEHSSTNNPLQKLVSHVVNIIETVAGAPGAETSGGERLLATVSSQLRVCLLNANFGLGESDIAPTLDDFVDIWWSLRKRRVSLFGHAAHGYIQYLSYSSSHLGHSHMPGSENDTFKQKTGNYTLRATLYILHILLNYGVELKDKLASSLLVVPLLPWQEVTPQLFARLSSHPEQLIRKQLEGLLIMLAKNSPCSIVYPTLVDVNAYEEKPSEELHHVLGCLRELYPRLVQDVQLMINELGNVTVLWEELWLGTLQDLHTDVMRRINVLKEEAARIAENATLSHNEKRKINSARYSAMMAPIVVALERRLASTSRKPETPHEAWFQEEYKDQLKSAIVSFKTPPSSSSALGDVWRPFDSIAASLASYQRKSSISVQEVAPRLALLSSSDVPMPGLEKQMKVPDSGRATDLQGVVTIASFLQQVTILSTKTKPKKLGILGSDGQKYTYLLKGREDLRLDARIMQLLQAINGFLHSSSACSKSLGIRYYSVTPISGRAGLIQWVDNVVSIYSVFKSWQTRAQHAQFLALGTANTKSSAPPPVPRPSDMFYGKIIPALKEKGIKRVISRRDWPHEVKYKVLLDLMKEVPRHLLYQELWCASEGYKAFSSKMKRYSGSLAAMSMVGHVLGLGDRHLDNILIDFCGGDIVHIDYNVCFDKGQRLKIPEIVPFRLTQMIEAALGLTGIEGSFRENCEAVIGILKKNKDILLMLLEVFVWDPLVEWTRGDFHDEAAIGGEERKGMELAVSLSLFASRVQEIRVPLQEHHDQLLTSLPAVESVLERFAEALNQYEIASSIYCRADQERSSLTLHETSAKSIVGEATHNSEKIRASFEIQAREFAQAKTMVVEKAQETMTWAEQHGRILDALRCNLIPEINSYVKLSNMEVTLSLTSAVTLAGVPLTIVPEPTQAQCHDIDREVSQFIAELDDGLTSAINSLQAYSLALQRILPLNYLSTSAVHGWAQVLELSVNAMSSDILSLARRQASELVAKFHVDSTDSIKCSHDDLCFRVEKYAMEIEKLEKECTEIESSICLESESITKDHLLSAFMKFMQSIDLLKREGGMSSLQSRYHGTNSTRLLGELEEEREKVLTILNIALSSFYNDVKHRILNIYSDLSGGRNQYNMLQNDSGTVFAWFEEQVEKCNLLTEFVNDLRHFIGNDIHSIDTSKDNSKFSSESNWVSIFKTILTSCKGLISQMTELVLPDVIRSAVSLKSEVMDAFGLISQVRGSIETALEQVVEVEMERASLFELEQNYFVKVGLITEQQLALEEAAVKGRDHLSWEEAEELASQEEACRAQLDELHQTWSQRDVRTSSLLKREADIKNSLVSVNSQFQSLVGVEEESELHILRSKALLAALVKPFLELESCDIMLSPADGSVGIPSSKFHTLADFINSGNSISEYVWKVGGLLDDHSFFIWKVGVIDSFVDACIHDVASSVEQNLGFDQSLNFMKKKLEIQLQKHISHYLEERVAPSLLASLDREKENLQQLTDSSKELALDQVKKDGAVKKVLHMLEEYCNAHETARAAKSAASLMKRQVSELKEALRKTTLEVVQMEWMHDVSLNPSYNRRITYEKYLDTDDSLYPIILNLSRSKLLENLQSAISKITSSLDSLQSCEQPSLIAEGQLERAMGWACGGPSSSSSGNTSTKNSGIPPEFHEHIKKRKAILWESREKASDIVKLCMSVLEFEASRDGYLLIPGQPYPFRSGVDGNTWQQLYLNSLTRLDVTLHSYTRTEQEWKLAQCTVEAASNELYAAANELDIASLKAKSASGDLQSTVLSMRDCAYEASVALSAFALVSRMHTALTSECGSMLEEVLAITEDVHDVYNLGKEAASIHLSLMENLSEVNAILFPLESVLSKDAAAMADAIARESETKKEISHIHGQAIYQSYCLRIRDSCQNFKPLVPSLTSAVKGLYLLLTRLARTANLHAGNLHKALEGIGESQEVKSQDIALSTSDAGGGDAVEFDGKEGGESLSRSDDDKTEDIIGFSRLSLEEKGWISPPDSSFCSSSGSDITSAEVSLSDSLNDSAENTDMLSQVSSGRNPTSDLHTTSLSQTDVEEISLFEVPKSFPLEADLNSADSVKLTYEATELPNATPFPSHKSVASSAVSHNPSTENLDKFDGKDDLLSTNKAKNGTEHRETPDADINTSTRIGRGKNAYALSVLRRVEMKIDGRDISDRREISIAEQVDYLLKQATSADNLCNMYEGWTPWI; encoded by the exons ATGCAAGGTCtacagcaacaacaacaacagctAGCAGCACTTCTCTCCGTCGCTCTTCCCAACCAAAAAGCCGATACTCCCGACGACGACCCCTCTTCTCGCCTCTCCGCAATCAATTCCCTCCACCGTGCCATCCTCCACCCTCACAACTCCCTCCTCATCACTCACTCCGCCACTTTTCTTGCCCAAGGCCTCTCCCAACTCCTCTCCGACAA ATCGTTCGACGTTCGTCAAGCGGCGGTTACAGCACACGGTGCACTCTGCGGCGTTATCTGTTCAATTCCCGTTCCTTCTAACGGTAGACAGAACCATGGCATACTCAGTAATTTGGTTGATCGTTTTATCGGTTGGGCGTTACCGTTACTTAGCAACGTTACTACTATTGTTGACGCTACGGAACTCGCGCTTCACGGTCTTCGCGAGTTTCTCAATGTAGGTGGAACCGAAAGGTATGCTTTACCTATTCTCAAAGCGTGTCAGGTGCTTCTAGAGGATGATAGAACTTCCTTAGCTTTACTTCATACTCTTCTCGGTGTTATAACGTTGATATCGCTGAAGTTTCCGAGGTGTTTTCAGCCTCATTTTCATGATATTGTTGATCTTCTTTTAGGTTGGGCTTTAATGCCTGACCTTGTTAAATCGGATAGGAGGGTTATTATGGATAGTTTTTTGCAGTTTCAGAAGCATTGGGTTGGTGGGTTGACGATGTCTTTGAGGTTGATTACTAAGTTCTTGGGGGATATGGAGGCTTTGCTTCATGAAGGGACTCCTGGAACACCGCCGCAGTTTCGTCGGCTTTTGGCTTTGCTTTCTTGTTTTTCGACAATTCTGCAGTCAACTGCTTCAGGTTTGTTGGAAATGAATATGCTTGAACAGATAATTGAGCCTCTCAGTGGGTTGCTTCCTCGATTGCTCAGGTGCTTGCCTTTGATTGGGCAGAAATTCGGATGGTCTGAGTGGATTGAAGATTCTTGGAAGTGTTTGACTCTCTTAGCTGAGATATTGCGCGAACAGTTTTCGAGTTTTTATTCTCCTGCACTTGATATATTGTTTCAGAGCTTGGAATATCAGACTGGGTTTGGGAAGATTAGCTCTGTTCAAGTTCATGGTGTTTTGAAAACTAATCTCCAATTATTATCCTTGCAAAAACATGGCCTTCTCCCGTCGTCTGTGCGGAAATTGTTGCAGTTTGTTGCACCGGTTTCTCTGCTGCGATTGCATCCAAATCATATGGTGACGGGAAGTTCTGCGGCTACTTATGTTTTCTTACTTCAGCATGGGAATGCAGAGGTTGTCGACGAAGCTGTCACCCTATTGATTGAAGAACTGGAGCTGTTGAAGAGTGAGATTGGAAATGATACCGCAGATTCAGACCAGTTCACTTTTGATATAGATTCTAAAACGTTTTCAAGACTTGAATTGTTTGCGCTGATCAAATTTGATTTGAAAGTTCTATTAGCATGTGTTTCCATGGCTGGGGATAGCAGTTTGATTGGCCACACACAAACAACTAAATTGTATCTTAGGAGGGTGGAAAAGTTGGTGTCCTTTATCACAGAAAAGATGAATCCTTTTGAGTTGCCTATTCAGGCCTTCATGGTGTTGCAGTTCGCTGCTGTCAAGACATTGGAGAGGCTAAATTCAGTTGAGTTCTTAATTAAGTGTTCCCTAAAAGAACATAATCATGATAGTGTTGAATTTCAAACTGAAAAGGAGGATGATGACTATCAATTCAGTAATGGGCTTTCTGCCGCGATTACTGAGAATTTGGAAAAATACAGCAAACTCCTTGTAAAGGCCCTTCACGTTTCTTCTCCTCTGGCAATCAAAATGGCAGCTCTTGACTGGGGACAAAAGTTGTGTGAGAATGTTAATAAGATCTCAAGAACAAAAGGCTTCTCTTATGAAGCATCCGGAAATGCTGGTGTAGTCATGAGCTTGGTTTTCTCACTTTTAAGTGGTACTTTTGAGAGGGAACCAGAAGTAAGATCAAATGTTGCAATAACCTTGGAGATGTTTGTACAAGCAAAGCTTTTACACCCGGTATGCTTATATCCCTTAGCTGAAGTGATACTGGAGAAACTTGGGGATCCATCAACAGAGATACAAGATGCATATGTGAGACTACTTGCTCTTATTTTGCCAACTACTGTATATACATGTGGTCTCTATGATTATGGGAGATTTAGACCTGTTGATCCCGGGTTTGGCGACACTACCAAGATGCACTGGACGCAATTATTTGCTCTGAAGCAGATGCCACCACAGCTGCAATCGCAACACCTAGTGTCAATCTTAAGTTACATTTCACAAAGATGGAAGGCGCCTCTTTCTTCTTGGATCCATCGTCTCATTCATAGTTGCCAGAGGTCAAAGGATGCTATTTTAAACCAGCCTGAAGAAACAGGAAACTTTGGTGCTAATTTTCCGTGGTTGGATATACAAGTGGATGAAGGTATACTTGAAAGAATATGTTCTATCAATAATATTGCTGGTGCCTGGTGGGCTGTACATGAAGCAGCTCGATACTGTATTTCTACACGTCTACGGACGAACCTTGGTGGGCCTACCCAAACATTTGCTGCTCTGGAGCGCATGCTGTTGGACGTGGCACACCTTTTGCAACTTGATAATGAACAAAATGATGGGAACTTAAGCATGATAGGGTCGTCTGGTGCTCACCTTTTACCAATGAGATTACTGTTGGATTTTGTTGAGGCTTTAAAGAAAAATGTATACAATGCATATGAGGGTTCTGTCATTTTACCATCTGCTACCCGTCAGAGTTCTGTATTCTTTCGCGCAAATAAAAAAGTTTGTGAGGATTGGTTTTCTCGTATATGTGAACCAATGATGAATGCTGGATTGGCTCTACATTGCAATGATGCTGTTATTCAATACTGCACACTACGTTTGCAGGACCTCAAGAATCTTTCTGTGTCAAGTTTGAAGGAAAAGCCAAGGGCTCAGGTAACTGACAACCTCCACAGTATCAGAGGAAGAAATAAAGGAGATGTCTTGAAAGTTTTAAGACATATTTCACTAGCTCTTTGCAAGAGTGCTGAACCAGATTCTTTGATTGGTCTACAAAAATGGGTTTCAGTTACATTCTCCTGCTTACTCGGGGACGAAAACCAGTCCGCCAATGAGTGTAGAACTGTTGGGCCCCTTTCATGGATAAGTGGGCTTGTATATCAGGCAAGAGGCGAGTATGAAAATGCTGCAGCTCACTTTACTCACTTGCTACAGACTGAAGAGTCCCTCAGTTCCCTGGGCTCTGATGGTATACAGTTTGTTATAGCACGTGTAATTGAGAGTTATGCTGCTGTATCTGATTGGAGATCTCTTGAAACCTGGCTATTAGAACTGCAATTGCTTCGTGCTAAGTACACTGGTAGAAGTTATTCGGGTGCTCTGACAATGGCAGGCAATGAAGTTAATGCAATCCATGCATTGGCACGTTTCGATGAGGGTGATTATCAGGCTGCTTGGTCATACCTTGATTTGACACCTAAAAGTAATAGTGAGCTTACCCTCGATCCAAAATTAGCCTTGCAACGGAGCGAGCAAATGCTACTTCAATCGTTGCTCTTCCTGAAGGAAGGGAAAAATGATAAGGTGCTTCATGACTTGCAGAAAGCAAGGTCAATGTTGGAGGAACCACTTTCTGTTTTGCCACTTGATGGGTTAGCTGAAGCAACACCTCTTGCTATTCAGTTGCACTGCATTTTCCTCGTAGAAGAGGATTACAAGCTTAAATCAACTGATGAGAAGGCCGAGCAACCTCCTCGGTCATTAATAAATTCTCTTCAGTCATTTCCATTCTCTATTAGTAAAATCCGTCAAGATTGTAATCCATGGCTGAAAGTTCTCCGGGTTTATCAAACCATTTCCCCAACTTCTTCAGTTACTCTTAAATTCTGCATGAATTTGCATAGTTTAGCTCGCAAACAAAAAAATCTACTGCTGGCAAATCGTTTGAACAAATATATCAAAGATAACATATCTGCTTGCCCAGAGGAGAAACATCACAATCTTCTTCTGTTAAATTTGCAATTCGAGAGCATTTTACTGCAGTATGCTGAAAACAAGTTTGAAGATGCTTTCACAAACCTTTGGTCTTTTTTATGTCCTTTTATGATTTCTTCAACATCTAGAATATTTGATGTGGAAGAGAGAATTCTGAAGGCCAAAGCATGCTTGAAACTCGCTAGTTGGCTAAGGCGGGATTATTCAGATTGGAATCTAGAGAGTACTGTTCTAAAGATGTTAGCAGATTTTGATATGACTGGATCAACTTCAATCGGCAAGGACGGCAATAGTAAAAATATAAACTGTAAACAAAATTTGGGTTCTATTACCGAGGAGATTATTGGAACAACAACAAAACTGTCTTCTCGTATTTGCCCCACCATGGGCAAGTCGTGGATTTCTTATGCTTCTTGGTGCTTTAAGCAAGCTGGAGGCTCTCTCCCTGTTCAGAATGAAACTTCCATGGATTCTTGCTTATTTTCTCCCATACTTGTTCCAGAAATTTTACCTGAGAGGTTCAGATTGACCAAGGATGAAGTTCTACGAATCAAGTCATTGTTTTTGTGTCTTCTTCAGGACAATATTGATGTGGAAGGTTTCAGAGATGAACAGGAAGAAGAAAGCTCTTTGCATGATTCTGCAGAGCACTCAAGTACTAACAATCCTCTGCAGAAATTGGTTTCACATGTTGTAAATATTATTGAAACCGTTGCAGGGGCACCGGGTGCAGAAACCTCTGGTGGAGAACGTCTTTTAGCTACTGTATCTTCTCAATTAAGGGTTTGTTTGTTAAATGCAAACTTTGGGCTGGGAGAATCTGACATAGCACCTACATTGGATGATTTTGTAGATATTTGGTGGTCTTTGAGGAAAAGAAGAGTGTCCCTATTTGGACATGCTGCTCATGGTTACATACAATATctttcttattcttcttctcatCTTGGCCATAGTCACATGCCTGGCTCTGAAAATGACACTTTCAAGCAAAAAACTGGCAACTACACTCTGAGGGCTACTTTGTATATATTGCATATACTTCTCAATTATGGCGTGGAACTGAAAGATAAGCTTGCATCTTCTCTTTTGGTTGTTCCTTTGTTGCCATGGCAG GAAGTTACTCCTCAACTGTTTGCACGCTTGAGCTCTCATCCTGAACAATTGATTCGGAAGCAGTTGGAGGGTTTACTGATCATGCTGGCCAAGAACTCTCCTTGTTCTATAGTTTACCCAACTCTAGTTGATGTTAATGCTTATGAAGAGAAGCCTTCAGAAGAGCTTCATCATGTGCTGGGTTGTCTG AGAGAGCTTTACCCTCGATTGGTTCAGGACGTGCAGCTGATGATAAATGAACTTGGAAATGTTACTGTTCTCTGGGAGGAATTATGGCTCGGTACTCTTCAGGATCTTCACACAG ATGTGATGAGGCGAATAAATGTTCTTAAAGAGGAGGCTGCAAGAATTGCAGAAAATGCTACACTCAGTCACAATGAGAAGAGAAAGATAAACTCTGCTCGTTATTCTGCAATGATGGCTCCAATAGTTGTGGCTTTAGAACGTCGTTTGGCTTCAACTTCTCGAAAACCCGAGACTCCTCATGAAGCTTGGTTCCAAGAAGAGTATAAAGACCAATTGAAATCAGCTATTGTGTCCTTCAAGACTCCTCCATCATCTTCTTCAGCTCTCGGGGATGTATGGCGGCCTTTTGATAGTATTGCTGCATCCTTGGCTTCTTACCAGAGGAAGTCTTCAATTTCTGTACAAGAAGTTGCACCACGCTTAGCTCTGTTATCATCTTCAGATGTTCCAATGCCAGGTCTTGAAAAACAAATGAAAGTACCTGATTCTGGCAGAGCAACTGATCTTCAAGGGGTTGTCACTATTGCTTCTTTCCTCCAACAAGTCACTATTTTATCAACAAAGACTAAGCCTAAGAAACTTGGTATACTTGGTTCGGATGGTCAAAAGTATACATATCTCCTTAAAGGACGAGAAGATTTGCGCCTTGATGCCAGGATTATGCAATTGCTGCAGGCTATAAATGGTTTTTTGCATTCTTCGTCGGCATGCAGCAAATCTCTTGGAATTCGCTATTATTCTGTGACTCCAATCAGTGGTCGGGCTGGCCTAATCCAGTGGGTGGATAATGTAGTCAGTATTTACAGTGTATTTAAATCTTGGCAAACCCGAGCCCAGCATGCACAGTTTTTGGCATTAGGCACTGCAAATACTAAATCTTCAGCTCCTCCACCCGTTCCTCGTCCCAGTGATATGTTTTATGGGAAGATCATACCTGCACTTAAAGAGAAAGGCATTAAGAGAGTGATATCACGAAGGGATTGGCCCCATGAAGTCAAATATAAAGTTCTTCTTGATCTCATGAAGGAGGTGCCTAGACATCTTCTTTACCAAGAACTATGGTGTGCTAGTGAAGGATATAAAGCCTTCAGCTCAAAAATGAAAAG GTATTCTGGAAGCCTTGCTGCAATGAGTATGGTTGGTCATGTTCTGGGACTGGGTGACCGACATTTAGACAACATTCTGATAGATTTTTGTGGTGGGGATATTGTACATATTGATTACAATGTGTGTTTTGACAAGGGACAAAGACTTAAAATTCCAGAGATTGTTCCTTTCCGTCTTACCCAAATGATTGAAGCAGCTTTAGGGCTGACTGGAATAGAGGGTAGCTTCAGAGAAAACTGTGAGGCAGTTATTGGCATTCTAAAAAAGAACAAAGACATACTTTTGATGTTACTAGAAGTGTTTGTCTGGGATCCACTTGTGGAGTGGACACGGGGTGATTTTCATGATGAAGCTGCAATTGGTGGTGAAGAAAGGAAAGGCATGGAGTTGGCTGTTAGCTTAAGTCTATTTGCTTCTCGAGTGCAGGAAATTCGTGTTCCCTTACAG GAACACCATGATCAGTTACTGACTAGCCTGCCAGCTGTTGAATCTGTACTTGAG AGGTTTGCCGAGGCCTTAAACCAATACGAGATTGCATCTTCCATATACTGTCGAGCTGACCAAGAAAGGTCGAGCCTTACATTACACGAGACATCTGCTAAGTCAATTGTTGGTGAAGCAACCCATAATTCAGAGAAAATCCGGGCTTCATTTGAAATCCAGGCTCGGGAATTCGCTCAAGCAAAGACTATGGTTGTTGAGAAAGCTCAGGAGACAATGACCTGGGCTGAGCAACATGGAAGGATTCTTGATGCTTTACGATGCAACTTAATCCCAGAAATAAATTCTTATGTTAAGCTGAGTAACATGGAAGTTACCTTATCTCTTACATCTGCAGTTACTTTAGCAGGCGTTCCACTAACTATTGTTCCTGAGCCAACACAAGCACAATGTCATGATATAGATAGGGAAGTTTCTCAATTCATAGCTGAGTTGGATGATGGACTAACTTCAGCAATAAATTCTCTGCAAGCATACTCCTTGGCGTTGCAAAGAATCTTACCATTAAATTACCTTTCAACCAGTGCGGTGCATGGCTGGGCTCAAGTTCTTGAATTATCTGTCAATGCCATGTCATCTGATATTCTCTCTCTTGCCAGAAGGCAGGCTTCTGAACTTGTTGCAAAATTTCATGTAGATAGCACTGATTCCATCAAATGCAGTCATGATGATCTTTGTTTTAGAGTGGAGAAGTATGCTATGGAAATAGAAAAATTGGAAAAAGAGTGTACTGAAATAGAAAGTTCTATTTGCTTAGAGTCAGAATCAATAACTAAGGACCATCTTTTGTCAGCTTTCATGAAATTCATGCAGTCCATTGATCTTTTGAAAAGGGAAGGTGGAATGTCTTCTCTTCAATCTAGATATCATGGGACAAACAGTACTAGACTCTTAGGTGAGCTAGAGGAGGAGAGGGAGAAAGTACTAACAATTCTAAATATTGCTCTAAGTTCATTTTATAATGACGTTAAGCATAGAATACTCAATATATATAGTGATTTGTCTGGAGGAAGAAATCAATACAATATGCTGCAGAATGATTCTGGAACTGTTTTTGCATGGTTTGAAGAACAAGTAGAAAAATGTAATCTCCTGACAGAGTTTGTCAATGACCTACGGCATTTTATTGGAAATGATATCCATTCTATTGACACAAGCAAAGATAATTCAAAGTTTTCTTCTGAAAGTAATTGGGTTTCCATTTTCAAAACCATTTTGACTTCCTGTAAGGGATTGATTAGTCAAATGACTGAACTTGTTCTGCCCGATGTGATACGGTCCGCAGTTTCATTAAAATCAGAAGTTATGGATGCATTTGGGTTGATCTCACAAGTTCGAGGGTCTATAGAAACTGCACTGGAGCAGGTTGTGGAGGTCGAAATGGAGAGAGCATCACTGTTTGAACTTGAGCAGAATTATTTTGTTAAGGTTGGTCTTATTACTGAGCAGCAGCTGGCTCTTGAAGAAGCTGCAGTTAAGGGCAGGGATCATCTTTCATGGGAAGAGGCAGAGGAACTTGCATCTCAAGAAGAAGCTTGTAGAGCACAACTTGACGAACTTCATCAAACATGGAGTCAGAGGGATGTAAGGACTTCTTCACTTTTAAAGAGAGAAGCTGATATTAAAAATTCCCTGGTTTCGGTGAATAGTCAATTTCAATCTCTAGTTGGTGTGGAAGAAGAAAGTGAACTACATATTTTGAGAAGTAAAGCACTATTGGCTGCACTTGTTAAGCCTTTCTTAGAACTAGAATCCTGTGATATTATGCTGTCTCCCGCTGATGGTTCTGTTGGGATCCCCTCAAGTAAATTTCATACTCTTGCGGATTTTATAAATTCTGGGAATTCCATTTCTGAGTATGTCTGGAAAGTTGGAGGATTATTGGATGACCATTCTTTTTTTATTTGGAAGGTAGGTGTTATAGATTCTTTTGTTGATGCATGCATACATGATGTAGCTTCGTCAGTCGAGCAAAATCTAGGCTTTGACCAGTCACTCAATTTTATGAAGAAAAAGCTTGAAATCCAACTTCAAAAACACATTAGTCACTATTTGGAAGAAAGAGTTGCCCCTAGTTTGTTGGCCTCTTTAGATAGAGAAAAGGAGAACTTGCAACAGTTAACAGATTCATCAAAGGAACTTGCTTTAGATCAGGTGAAAAAAGACGGGGCAGTGAAGAAGGTTTTACATATGCTTGAAGAATATTGTAATGCACATGAAACGGCTAGAGCAGCAAAGTCAGCAGCTTCTCTCATGAAAAGACAAGTGAGTGAGTTGAAAGAAGCTCTTCGAAAAACTACCCTTGAGGTAGTTCAGATGGAATGGATGCATGATGTTAGTTTGAACCCATCATATAACAGGAGAATCACATATGAGAAGTATCTTGATACTGATGACAGCTTGTATCCAATCATTTTAAACCTCAGCAGATCTAAGTTATTGGAAAATTTACAATCTGCTATTTCAAAAATCACATCGTCATTGGATAGCCTCCAGTCTTGCGAACAACCTTCTCTTATAGCTGAAGGACAGCTTGAGAGAGCAATGGGTTGGGCTTGCGGGGGCCCAAGTTCAAGTAGTTCTGGAAATACCTCAACTAAAAATTCCGGAATTCCTCCCGAGTTCCATGAACATATTAAGAAACGGAAGGCGATTTTATGGGAATCTAGAGAAAAAGCATCAGACATTGTGAAGTTATGCATGTCAGTATTAGAGTTTGAAGCATCAAGAGATGGGTATTTGCTTATACCAGGGCAACCATATCCCTTTAGGAGTGGTGTTGATGGAAATACATGGCAGCAACTGTACTTGAATTCATTAACAAGATTGGATGTTACTCTCCATTCTTATACAC GTACCGAACAGGAGTGGAAGCTTGCTCAATGCACTGTTGAAGCTGCTTCCAATGAGTTATATGCTGCAGCCAACGAACTCGACATTGCCTCTCTGAAAGCAAAATCAGCTTCTG GTGACTTACAAAGCACAGTTCTTTCAATGAGGGATTGTGCGTATGAGGCAAGTGTTGCTTTGTCTGCTTTTGCTCTGGTTTCAAGGATGCATACTGCTTTAACTTCTGAGTGTGGTTCTATGCTTGAAGAG GTTTTAGCAATAACTGAAGATGTACACGATGTTTACAATTTGGGGAAAGAGGCAGCTTCAATCCACCTTTCTCTCATGGAAAATCTTTCAGAG GTGAATGCCATCCTTTTTCCACTTGAATCCGTGTTGTCTAAGGATGCAGCTGCTATGGCTGATGCTATAGCTAGGGAAAGTGAGACCAAGAAGGAAATATCACACATCCATGGACAAGCTATATATCAATCATACTGTTTAAGGATCAGGGATTCTTGTCAGAACTTTAAGCCCTTGGTGCCATCTCTAACATCAGCTGTGAAGGGACTTTATTTGCTGTTAACCAGGCTAGCAAGAACAGCTAATCTCCATGCTGGGAATCTGCACAAA GCTCTTGAAGGAATAGGAGAAAGTCAGGAAGTAAAATCACAGGATATTGCTTTGTCCACATCAGATGCTGGTGGAGGTGATGCTGTTGAGTTTGATGGTAAAGAAGGAGGGGAGAGTCTCTCAAGGTCTGATGATGATAAGACAGAAGATATTATTGGCTTTTCTCGACTTTCTTTGGAAGAAAAGGGATGGATATCACCACCAGATAGCAGCTTCTGTAGCAGCTCAGGATCTGATATTACATCTGCTGAAGTTAGTCTTTCTGATAGCTTGAATGATTCAGCAGAAAATACAGATATGCTTTCACAGGTGTCTAGTGGCAGAAACCCTACCAGTGATTTACATACCACTTCCTTGTCTCAAACTGATGTTGAAGAAATCTCACTTTTTGAGGTGCCAAAATCTTTTCCTCTGGAAGCTGATCTCAACAGTGCTGATTCTGTGAAGTTAACTTACGAGGCCACCGAACTTCCCAATGCTACACCTTTTCCCAGTCATAAATCTGTTGCCAGCTCTGCTGTCTCGCATAATCCATCAACTGAGAACTTAGACAAATTTGATGGTAAAGATGATCTACTTTCTACAAATAAAGCTAAGAATGGCACAGAACACCGAGAAACTCCCGATGCTGACATCAATACCAGTACTCGAATAGGAAGGG GCAAAAATGCTTATGCCTTGTCAGTATTGAGGCGCGTTGAGATGAAAATTGATGGTCGAGATATTTCTGATCGCAG AGAAATTAGCATTGCAGAGCAAGTGGATTATCTACTAAAGCAAGCTACTAGTGCAGATAATCTTTGCAACATGTACGAAGGTTGGACACCATGGATTTGA